Proteins from a genomic interval of Mycobacterium conspicuum:
- the ag85A gene encoding diacylglycerol acyltransferase/mycolyltransferase Ag85A: protein MKLVDRFRGAVAVMPRRLAVGAVGAALLSGLIGVVGGSATAGAFSRPGLPVEYLQVPSAAMGRDIKVQFQSGGNNSPALYLLDGMRAQDDFNGWDINTPAFEWYYQSGISVAMPVGGQSSFYSDWYKPACGKAGCTTYKWETFLTSELPAYLASQRQVKPTGSAVVGLSMAGSSALILAAFHPDQFIYAGSLSALLDPSQGMGPTLIGLAMGDAGGYKTADMWGPKEDPAWQRNDPSLQVGKLVANNTRIWVYCGNGKPSDLGGDNLPAKFLEGFVRTSNLKFQDAYNAAGGHNAVFNFDANGTHDWPYWGAQVNAMKPELQRVLGATPGNGPTTAPGANPAGNQGQ from the coding sequence ATGAAACTTGTTGACAGGTTTCGCGGCGCCGTAGCGGTTATGCCGCGCCGGCTCGCGGTGGGTGCCGTGGGAGCGGCTCTGCTGTCGGGTCTGATCGGCGTCGTGGGGGGCTCGGCGACCGCTGGGGCGTTCTCTCGCCCGGGCCTGCCGGTGGAATACCTGCAGGTGCCTTCCGCGGCCATGGGCCGCGACATCAAGGTGCAGTTCCAAAGCGGCGGTAACAACTCGCCCGCGCTGTACCTGCTCGACGGAATGCGGGCGCAGGACGACTTCAACGGGTGGGACATCAACACCCCGGCGTTCGAGTGGTACTACCAGTCCGGCATCTCGGTCGCCATGCCGGTCGGTGGGCAGTCCAGCTTCTACTCCGACTGGTACAAGCCCGCCTGCGGCAAGGCCGGCTGCACCACCTACAAGTGGGAGACCTTCCTGACCAGTGAGCTGCCCGCCTACCTGGCGTCGCAGCGGCAGGTCAAGCCGACCGGCAGCGCCGTGGTCGGCCTGTCGATGGCCGGTTCGTCGGCCCTGATCTTGGCGGCGTTCCACCCCGACCAGTTCATCTACGCCGGCTCGCTGTCGGCGCTGCTGGACCCGTCGCAGGGCATGGGCCCAACGCTGATCGGCCTGGCCATGGGCGACGCGGGCGGCTACAAGACCGCCGACATGTGGGGCCCGAAGGAGGACCCGGCATGGCAGCGCAACGACCCGTCGTTGCAGGTCGGCAAGCTGGTCGCGAACAACACCCGCATCTGGGTGTACTGCGGCAACGGCAAGCCGTCGGACCTCGGCGGCGACAACCTGCCCGCCAAGTTCCTGGAGGGCTTCGTCCGGACCAGCAACCTGAAGTTCCAGGACGCGTACAACGCCGCCGGTGGTCACAACGCGGTGTTCAACTTCGACGCCAACGGCACGCACGACTGGCCGTACTGGGGCGCGCAGGTCAACGCGATGAAGCCTGAGCTGCAGCGGGTGCTGGGCGCCACGCCCGGCAACGGCCCCACCACCGCTCCGGGCGCCAACCCGGCCGGCAACCAGGGCCAGTAA
- a CDS encoding esterase family protein, with translation MSGVRALSAVLRVLCAAALSIAVGGVTVTTANPGKARAAGYETLMVPSGAMGREIPVAFLAGGPHAVVLLDAFDAGPDVSNWVTAGNAMNTLAGKGISVAAPAGGAYSMYTNWEQDGSKQWETFLSQELPDWLAANRGLAPGGHAVVGAAQGGYGAMALACFHPDRYGFAGSLSGFLYPSDTSVNGAITAGMQQFGGVNTQAMWGAAQLGRWKWHDPWVHADLLAANNSRIWVWSPKTGAASDPAAMIGQSETAMGTNLTFYQQYRNVGGHNGHFDFPGGGDNGWGSWGGQLGAMSGDIVGAIR, from the coding sequence ATGAGCGGTGTACGGGCTCTGTCGGCGGTCCTACGGGTGCTGTGCGCCGCCGCACTGTCGATCGCGGTGGGCGGTGTCACGGTCACGACAGCCAACCCGGGCAAAGCCCGCGCCGCGGGCTACGAAACCCTGATGGTGCCGTCGGGCGCGATGGGCCGCGAGATCCCGGTGGCCTTCCTGGCCGGCGGGCCGCACGCGGTGGTCCTGCTGGACGCCTTCGATGCCGGACCCGATGTCAGCAACTGGGTGACCGCAGGCAACGCGATGAACACGCTGGCCGGCAAGGGGATCTCGGTGGCGGCGCCGGCCGGTGGTGCCTACAGCATGTACACCAACTGGGAACAGGACGGCAGCAAGCAGTGGGAGACCTTCCTGTCCCAGGAGCTGCCCGATTGGCTGGCCGCCAACCGCGGCCTGGCGCCGGGCGGCCATGCCGTCGTCGGCGCCGCCCAGGGCGGGTATGGCGCGATGGCGCTGGCCTGCTTCCATCCCGATCGGTACGGCTTCGCCGGCTCGCTCTCCGGCTTCCTGTACCCGTCGGACACCTCGGTGAACGGGGCGATCACGGCGGGCATGCAGCAGTTCGGTGGGGTAAACACCCAAGCGATGTGGGGCGCGGCGCAGCTGGGCCGGTGGAAATGGCACGACCCGTGGGTCCATGCCGACCTGCTCGCGGCGAACAACAGCCGCATCTGGGTGTGGAGCCCGAAGACCGGCGCGGCCAGCGATCCCGCCGCCATGATCGGCCAGTCGGAAACCGCGATGGGCACCAACCTGACCTTCTACCAGCAGTACCGCAACGTCGGCGGGCACAACGGCCACTTCGACTTCCCCGGTGGCGGAGACAACGGCTGGGGCTCGTGGGGCGGGCAGCTGGGCGCCATGTCGGGCGACATCGTCGGCGCCATCCGCTAG
- the culp6 gene encoding carboxylesterase Culp6 → MAVVVGLVIFAVVVMLRSPETPPSAVPGAVPPTSGSSHPHKPRPASQDASCPDVLLVDVPGTWESSLQDSPLTPMQFPNALLHNVTATLGQQFPSSRVQTFTTPYTAQFHNPLSSDQQMSYNDSRAEGTRATVQEMTDMNNKCPLTSYVLMGFSQGAVIAGDIASDIGNGRGPVDDDLVLGVTLIADGRREPGVGKVIGPDPPGEGAEITLHEVPILSGMGLTMTGPRPGGFGALDGKTNEICAPGDLICAAPAEAFNIANLSNTLSTLAGNGGQPIHALYATPQFWNLDGTPAPDWTLNWAHGLIDGAPHPKHG, encoded by the coding sequence ATGGCCGTCGTCGTCGGACTGGTCATCTTCGCCGTGGTGGTCATGCTGCGCAGCCCAGAAACGCCGCCGAGCGCGGTGCCCGGGGCCGTGCCCCCGACCTCTGGCTCCTCGCACCCGCACAAGCCCCGGCCCGCCTCGCAGGACGCGTCGTGCCCGGATGTGCTGCTGGTCGACGTTCCCGGTACCTGGGAATCGTCGCTGCAGGACAGCCCGCTCACTCCGATGCAATTCCCGAACGCGTTGCTGCACAACGTGACCGCCACGCTCGGCCAGCAGTTCCCGTCGTCGCGCGTGCAGACGTTCACGACTCCCTACACGGCGCAGTTTCACAATCCGCTGAGCTCCGACCAGCAGATGTCCTACAACGACAGCCGAGCGGAGGGCACCCGCGCGACCGTCCAAGAGATGACCGACATGAACAACAAGTGCCCGCTGACCAGCTACGTCCTGATGGGCTTTTCGCAGGGCGCGGTGATCGCCGGTGACATCGCCAGCGACATCGGCAACGGGCGCGGACCCGTCGATGACGACCTGGTCCTCGGTGTGACGCTGATCGCCGACGGCCGGCGCGAGCCGGGGGTGGGCAAGGTGATCGGGCCCGATCCGCCGGGGGAGGGCGCCGAGATCACCCTGCACGAGGTGCCGATCCTGTCCGGGATGGGTTTGACGATGACCGGTCCGCGGCCGGGCGGCTTCGGCGCGCTGGACGGCAAGACCAACGAGATCTGCGCGCCCGGCGACCTGATCTGTGCCGCCCCGGCCGAGGCGTTCAACATCGCCAACCTGTCCAACACGCTGAGCACACTGGCCGGCAACGGGGGCCAGCCGATCCACGCGTTGTACGCCACTCCGCAGTTTTGGAACCTCGACGGGACGCCGGCGCCCGATTGGACGCTGAACTGGGCACACGGGCTCATCGACGGCGCACCGCATCCCAAACACGGATGA
- the fadD32 gene encoding long-chain-fatty-acid--AMP ligase FadD32: MAYHNPFIVNGKIRFPENTNLVKHVEKWAKVRGDKLAYRFLDFSTERDGIERDLLWSEFSARNRAVGARLQQVTQPGDRIAILCPQNLDYLVSFFGALYSDRTAVPLFDPAEPGHVGRLHAVLDDCTPSTILTTTDSAEGVRKFIRARSAKERPRVIAVDAVPNEVAATWEPPDSNEDSIAYLQYTSGSTRAPTGVQITHLNLPTNVLQVLNALEGTEGDRGCMWLPFFHDMGLITCLLSSVLGQSFTFMTPAAFVRRPGRWIRELARKPGETGGVFSAAPNFAFEHAAVRGLPRDDEPPLDLSNVKGILNGSEPVSPASMRKFYEAFAPYGLKETAIKPSYGLAEATLFVSTTPMDEKPTVIHVDRDALNKGSFVEVAADAPNAVAQVSAGKIGVDEWAVIVDADTASELPDGQIGEIWLHGNNLGVGYWGKEEETTEVFRNILKSRISESHAEGAADDGLWVRTGDYGTYHKGHLYIAGRIKDLVIVDGRNHYPQDLEYTAQESTKALRVGYVAAFSVPANQLPPSVFDDTHAGLKLDADDTSEQLVIVGERAPGTHKLDYQPIVDDIRAAIAVGHGVTVRDVLLVQAGSIPRTSSGKIGRRACRAAYLDGSLRSGVASPTVFATES; the protein is encoded by the coding sequence ATGGCGTACCACAACCCGTTCATCGTCAATGGCAAGATCCGCTTCCCGGAAAACACCAACCTGGTCAAGCACGTGGAAAAGTGGGCGAAGGTCCGCGGGGACAAGCTGGCTTACCGCTTCCTGGACTTCTCCACCGAACGGGACGGCATCGAACGCGACCTCCTGTGGTCCGAGTTCAGCGCCCGCAACCGCGCCGTCGGGGCGCGCCTGCAGCAGGTGACCCAGCCGGGCGACCGCATCGCGATCCTGTGCCCACAGAACCTGGACTACCTCGTTTCCTTCTTCGGAGCGCTGTACTCCGACCGTACCGCGGTGCCGCTGTTCGACCCGGCCGAGCCGGGTCACGTCGGCCGGCTGCACGCCGTGCTCGACGACTGCACCCCGTCGACGATCCTGACCACCACCGACTCCGCCGAAGGCGTCCGCAAGTTCATCCGCGCCCGCTCGGCCAAGGAACGGCCCCGGGTGATCGCCGTCGACGCGGTGCCCAACGAGGTCGCCGCCACCTGGGAGCCGCCGGACTCCAACGAGGACAGCATCGCCTACCTGCAGTACACGTCGGGCTCGACCCGCGCCCCGACCGGCGTGCAGATCACGCACCTGAACCTGCCCACCAACGTGCTGCAGGTGCTCAACGCGCTGGAGGGCACCGAAGGCGACCGCGGCTGCATGTGGCTGCCCTTCTTCCACGACATGGGCCTGATCACCTGCCTGCTGTCGTCGGTGCTCGGGCAGAGCTTCACCTTCATGACGCCCGCCGCGTTCGTGCGTCGTCCCGGTCGCTGGATCCGGGAGCTGGCGCGCAAGCCCGGCGAGACGGGCGGCGTCTTCTCGGCCGCGCCCAACTTCGCGTTCGAGCACGCTGCGGTGCGTGGCCTGCCCCGCGACGACGAGCCGCCCCTGGACCTGAGCAACGTCAAGGGCATCCTCAACGGCAGCGAGCCGGTCAGCCCGGCCTCGATGCGCAAGTTCTACGAAGCCTTCGCGCCCTACGGGCTGAAGGAGACCGCGATCAAGCCGTCGTACGGCCTGGCGGAGGCGACGCTGTTCGTCTCGACCACCCCGATGGACGAGAAGCCGACGGTCATCCACGTGGACCGGGACGCGCTGAACAAGGGCAGCTTCGTGGAGGTGGCCGCCGACGCGCCGAACGCCGTCGCCCAGGTCTCGGCGGGCAAGATCGGGGTCGACGAATGGGCCGTCATCGTCGACGCCGACACGGCCAGCGAGCTGCCGGACGGGCAGATCGGCGAGATCTGGCTGCACGGCAACAACCTGGGCGTCGGGTATTGGGGCAAGGAAGAGGAGACCACCGAGGTCTTCCGGAACATCCTCAAGTCGCGGATCAGCGAGTCGCACGCCGAGGGCGCCGCCGACGACGGCCTGTGGGTGCGCACCGGCGACTACGGCACCTACCACAAGGGACACCTTTATATAGCGGGCCGGATCAAGGACCTCGTCATCGTCGATGGCCGCAACCACTACCCGCAGGACCTGGAGTACACGGCGCAGGAATCCACCAAGGCGTTGCGGGTCGGCTATGTGGCCGCGTTCTCGGTGCCGGCCAACCAGTTGCCGCCGAGCGTGTTCGATGACACGCACGCCGGCCTGAAGCTCGACGCTGACGACACCTCCGAGCAGCTGGTCATCGTCGGGGAGCGCGCGCCCGGCACACACAAGCTGGACTACCAGCCGATCGTCGATGACATCCGGGCCGCCATCGCGGTGGGGCACGGCGTGACCGTGCGCGACGTGCTGCTGGTCCAGGCCGGCAGCATCCCGCGCACGTCGAGCGGCAAGATCGGTCGCCGCGCCTGCCGCGCGGCCTACCTGGATGGCAGCCTGCGCAGCGGCGTCGCTTCTCCGACGGTGTTCGCCACCGAGTCCTGA
- the pks13 gene encoding polyketide synthase Pks13 (Pks13 is a key enzyme in mycolic acid biosynthesis.), whose product MADIEEPQENLPADQIETRAGDDVGEQERRITTVPEMRQWLRNWVGNAVGKSPDDIDESVPMVELGLASRDAVAMAADIEDLTGVTLSVAVAFQHPTIESLATRIIEGEPEVDDAALDGAEWTRTGPAERVDIAVVGLSTRLPGDMNTPEETWQALLEGRDAITDLPEGRWSEFFEEPRLAERINQARTRGGYLKDIKGFDSEFFAVAKTEADNIDPQQRMALELTWEALEHARIPASSLRGEAVGVYIGFTNNDYGYLSIADPTVAHPYAITGNSTAIIANRVSYFFDFRGPSVAMDTACSSSLVATHQAVQALRNGECDVAVAGGVNALITPAVTLGFDEIGAVLAPDGRIKSFSSDADGYTRSEGGGMLVLKRVDDARRDGDQILAVIAGSAVNHDGRSNGLIAPNQDAQAEVLRRAYKDAGIDPRTVDYIEAHGTGTVLGDPIEAEALGRVVGRGRPADRPALLGAIKTNVGHMESAAGVAAMAKVVLSLQHNKLPPSINFAGPSPYIDFDGMRLKVIDTVTDWPRYGGYALAGVSSFGFGGANAHVVVREVLPRDVVEREPEPEAQATGVTEAAVTESPALESHALRFDDFGNIIGDDAVAEEPEYELPGITDEALALKEAALEELAAQELPEPVIPLVVSAFLTSRKKAAAAELADWMESPEGQESSLESIGRSLSRRNHGRSRAVVLAHNHEEAVKGLRAVAEGKQRPNVFSVDGPVSNGPVWVLAGFGAQHRKMGKSLYLRNPVFAEWIEKVDALVQDELGYSVLELILDDSQDYGIETTQVTIFAIQIALGELLKHHGAKPAAVVGQSLGEAASAYFAGGLSLADATRAICSRSHLMGEGEAMLFGEYIRLMALVEYSADEIKTVFSDYPDLEVCVYAAPTQTVIGGPPEQVDAIIARCEAEGKFARKFQTKGASHTQQMDPLLGELAAELQGIKPMSPTAGIYSTVHEGSYIKPGSDPIHDVEYWKKGLRHSVYFTHGIRNAVDSGHTTFVELAPNPVALMQVGLTTADAGLHDAQLIPTLARKQDEVESITSTLAQLYVYGHDLDPRTLFSPATGPQDYANIPPTRFKRKEHWLDVHFAGDGSILPPGSHVALPDGRHVWEYAPRTTTDLADLVKVAAAQVMPDAQLTAAEQRAVPAYGARLVTTLTRHPGGASVQVHARVDESFTLVYDALVSRGGVASALPTAVGAGTAMAAPAITEASAPVEPTGDPRAAAISAGEDPEAETLGDSLTTRYMPAGFTKWSPESGETIAERLGTIVAAAMGYEPEDLPWEVPLIELGLDSLMAVRIKNRVEYDFDLPPIQLTAVRDANLYNVEKLIEYAIEHRDEVELLHEHQKTQTAEEIARAQAEMLSGATPASVTAPAPDPQAEPETQAPPPSDIPIPPPPTDPSGPSGPSANGKPNLAAAADALNQEAVAKALNADIPPRDAAERVTFATWAIVTGKSAGGIFNPLPKLDDAAAEKMAQRLSERAEGPITVEDVLTSENIEALAEKVRGYLEAGQIDGFVRTLRARPEGSSKPPVFVFHPAGGSTVVYEPLLNRLPADTPMYGFERVEGSIEERAAQYVPKLIEMQGDGPYILAGWSLGGVLAYACAIGLKRLGKNVAWVGLIDAVRAGEEVPQTKEEVRKRWDRYARFAERTFNVTIPAIPYEQLEELDDEGQIRFVLEAVRQSGVQIPAGIIEHQRTSYLDNRAIDTAEIQPYDGHVTLYMADRYHDDAIMFEPRYAVRKPDGGWGEYVSDLEVVPIGGEHIQAIDEPIIAKVGEHMSRALDQIEAEQRARN is encoded by the coding sequence ATGGCTGACATAGAGGAACCACAGGAGAACCTGCCCGCCGACCAGATCGAGACGCGCGCCGGTGACGATGTGGGCGAGCAAGAGCGGCGCATAACGACTGTCCCCGAGATGCGGCAGTGGCTGCGTAACTGGGTGGGTAACGCCGTCGGGAAATCGCCCGACGACATCGACGAGTCCGTACCGATGGTGGAGCTGGGTCTGGCGTCGCGCGATGCCGTGGCGATGGCCGCCGACATCGAGGACCTGACCGGCGTCACGCTGTCGGTCGCGGTGGCCTTCCAGCACCCGACCATCGAATCGCTGGCCACCCGAATCATCGAGGGCGAGCCCGAGGTCGACGACGCCGCCCTCGATGGCGCCGAGTGGACGCGCACCGGGCCCGCCGAGCGCGTCGACATCGCGGTGGTGGGCCTGTCCACCCGGCTGCCCGGCGACATGAACACCCCCGAGGAGACCTGGCAGGCGCTGCTGGAAGGCCGCGACGCCATCACCGATCTGCCCGAGGGCCGCTGGTCGGAGTTCTTCGAAGAGCCCCGGCTGGCGGAACGGATCAATCAGGCGCGCACCCGCGGCGGCTACCTGAAGGACATCAAGGGTTTTGACTCCGAGTTCTTTGCGGTGGCCAAGACCGAGGCCGACAACATCGACCCGCAGCAGCGGATGGCGCTCGAATTGACTTGGGAGGCACTCGAACACGCGCGCATCCCGGCGTCGAGCCTGCGCGGCGAGGCCGTCGGCGTGTACATCGGCTTCACCAACAACGACTACGGATACCTGTCGATCGCCGACCCGACCGTCGCGCACCCCTATGCCATCACCGGGAACTCGACGGCGATCATCGCCAACCGGGTGTCCTACTTCTTCGACTTCCGCGGTCCCTCGGTGGCGATGGACACGGCGTGCTCGAGCTCGCTGGTGGCCACCCACCAGGCCGTGCAGGCGCTGCGTAACGGCGAGTGCGACGTGGCCGTCGCCGGTGGCGTCAACGCGCTCATCACCCCCGCGGTGACCCTTGGTTTCGACGAGATCGGCGCGGTGCTCGCGCCGGACGGCCGGATCAAGTCGTTCTCTTCCGACGCCGACGGGTACACGCGCTCCGAGGGCGGCGGCATGCTGGTGCTCAAGCGGGTCGATGACGCGCGCCGCGACGGCGACCAGATCCTGGCCGTCATCGCCGGCAGCGCGGTCAACCACGACGGCCGGTCCAACGGCCTGATCGCACCCAACCAGGACGCGCAGGCCGAGGTGCTGCGCCGCGCGTACAAGGACGCGGGCATCGACCCGCGCACCGTCGACTACATCGAGGCGCACGGCACCGGCACCGTCCTGGGCGACCCGATCGAGGCCGAGGCGCTGGGCCGCGTCGTCGGCCGGGGCCGGCCCGCGGACCGACCCGCGCTGCTGGGTGCCATCAAAACCAATGTGGGACATATGGAATCGGCCGCCGGCGTGGCCGCCATGGCCAAGGTTGTGCTCTCGCTGCAGCACAACAAGCTGCCGCCGTCCATCAACTTCGCCGGGCCCAGCCCCTACATCGACTTCGACGGGATGCGCCTGAAGGTCATCGACACCGTGACCGACTGGCCGCGCTACGGCGGCTACGCCCTGGCCGGCGTGTCCAGCTTCGGCTTCGGTGGCGCCAACGCGCACGTGGTGGTGCGCGAGGTGTTGCCGCGTGACGTGGTTGAGCGCGAGCCCGAGCCGGAGGCCCAGGCCACCGGGGTCACCGAGGCGGCTGTCACCGAATCGCCTGCGCTGGAAAGCCATGCGCTGCGCTTCGACGACTTCGGCAACATCATCGGCGACGACGCCGTGGCGGAGGAGCCGGAGTACGAGCTGCCGGGCATCACCGACGAGGCGCTCGCGCTCAAGGAAGCCGCGCTGGAAGAGCTTGCCGCACAAGAGCTTCCAGAACCGGTGATCCCGTTGGTGGTCTCGGCGTTCCTGACGTCGCGCAAGAAGGCCGCCGCCGCCGAACTCGCGGACTGGATGGAAAGCCCCGAGGGGCAGGAGTCGTCGCTGGAGTCGATCGGCCGCTCGCTGTCGCGGCGCAACCACGGCCGCTCGCGCGCGGTGGTGCTCGCCCACAACCACGAGGAGGCCGTCAAGGGCCTGCGCGCGGTCGCCGAGGGCAAGCAGCGCCCCAACGTGTTCAGCGTCGACGGCCCGGTCAGCAACGGCCCGGTGTGGGTGCTCGCCGGGTTCGGGGCGCAGCACCGCAAGATGGGCAAGAGCCTGTACCTGCGCAACCCGGTGTTCGCCGAATGGATCGAGAAGGTCGACGCCCTGGTCCAGGACGAGCTCGGCTATTCGGTGCTCGAGCTGATCCTGGACGACTCGCAGGACTACGGCATCGAAACCACCCAGGTCACCATCTTCGCGATCCAGATCGCGCTGGGTGAGCTGCTCAAGCACCACGGCGCCAAGCCGGCCGCGGTCGTCGGGCAGTCGCTGGGCGAGGCCGCGTCGGCGTACTTCGCCGGCGGCCTGTCGCTGGCCGACGCCACCCGGGCGATCTGCTCGCGCTCGCATCTGATGGGCGAGGGCGAGGCGATGCTGTTCGGCGAGTACATCCGGCTGATGGCGCTGGTCGAGTACTCCGCCGACGAGATCAAGACGGTGTTCTCCGACTACCCCGACCTGGAGGTGTGCGTCTACGCCGCGCCGACCCAGACCGTCATCGGCGGCCCGCCCGAGCAGGTGGACGCGATCATTGCCCGCTGTGAGGCGGAGGGCAAGTTCGCCCGCAAGTTCCAAACCAAGGGCGCCAGCCACACGCAGCAGATGGACCCGCTGCTCGGCGAGCTGGCCGCCGAACTGCAGGGCATCAAGCCGATGAGCCCGACCGCGGGGATCTACTCGACGGTGCACGAGGGCAGCTACATCAAGCCCGGCAGCGACCCGATCCACGACGTCGAGTACTGGAAGAAGGGGCTGCGGCACAGCGTCTACTTCACCCACGGCATCCGCAACGCGGTCGACAGCGGCCACACCACGTTCGTCGAGCTCGCCCCCAACCCTGTGGCACTCATGCAGGTGGGTCTCACGACGGCCGACGCCGGGCTGCACGACGCCCAGCTGATCCCGACGCTGGCCCGCAAGCAGGACGAGGTCGAGTCGATCACCTCGACGCTGGCCCAGCTCTACGTCTACGGCCACGACCTGGATCCACGGACGCTGTTCAGCCCGGCCACCGGACCCCAGGACTACGCGAATATTCCGCCGACCCGATTCAAGCGCAAGGAACACTGGCTCGACGTGCATTTCGCCGGCGACGGCTCGATCCTGCCGCCTGGGTCCCACGTCGCGCTGCCCGACGGTCGCCACGTCTGGGAATACGCTCCCCGCACCACGACGGATCTCGCCGATCTGGTGAAAGTCGCTGCGGCACAGGTGATGCCGGACGCGCAGCTGACGGCCGCCGAGCAGCGCGCGGTGCCCGCGTACGGTGCCCGGCTGGTCACGACCCTGACCCGGCACCCCGGTGGCGCGTCGGTGCAGGTGCACGCGCGCGTCGACGAGTCCTTCACGCTGGTGTACGACGCGCTGGTCAGCCGCGGCGGCGTCGCGTCGGCGCTGCCGACGGCCGTCGGCGCCGGCACTGCGATGGCGGCCCCGGCGATCACGGAAGCATCCGCGCCCGTCGAACCCACCGGGGATCCGCGGGCGGCCGCGATCAGTGCCGGCGAGGACCCCGAAGCCGAGACGCTCGGCGACAGCCTGACCACCCGCTACATGCCGGCCGGCTTCACCAAGTGGTCGCCGGAGTCCGGCGAGACCATCGCCGAGCGGTTGGGCACCATCGTCGCGGCGGCCATGGGCTATGAGCCCGAGGACCTGCCGTGGGAGGTGCCGCTGATCGAGCTCGGTTTGGACTCGCTGATGGCGGTGCGGATCAAGAACCGGGTCGAGTACGACTTCGACCTGCCGCCCATTCAGTTGACGGCGGTGCGCGACGCGAACCTGTACAACGTCGAGAAGCTGATCGAGTACGCGATCGAGCACCGCGACGAGGTCGAGCTGCTGCACGAGCACCAGAAGACGCAGACGGCCGAGGAGATCGCGCGGGCGCAGGCCGAAATGCTCAGCGGCGCAACGCCGGCCAGCGTGACGGCGCCCGCGCCGGATCCGCAGGCCGAGCCGGAAACGCAGGCCCCGCCACCGTCGGACATTCCGATACCGCCACCGCCGACGGACCCCTCGGGCCCGTCCGGGCCCTCGGCAAACGGCAAGCCGAACCTCGCGGCCGCCGCCGACGCGCTCAACCAGGAGGCGGTCGCCAAGGCGCTGAACGCCGACATCCCGCCGCGTGACGCCGCCGAGCGCGTCACCTTCGCCACCTGGGCGATCGTCACCGGCAAGTCCGCGGGCGGCATCTTCAACCCGCTGCCCAAGCTGGACGACGCCGCCGCCGAGAAGATGGCTCAGCGGCTCTCCGAGCGCGCCGAGGGGCCGATCACGGTCGAGGACGTGCTGACGTCGGAGAACATTGAGGCGCTCGCCGAGAAGGTGCGCGGCTATTTGGAGGCTGGGCAGATCGACGGGTTCGTCCGCACCCTGCGGGCGCGCCCGGAGGGCAGCTCGAAACCGCCGGTGTTCGTGTTCCATCCGGCCGGCGGGTCGACGGTGGTGTACGAGCCGCTGCTGAACCGGTTGCCGGCGGACACCCCGATGTACGGATTCGAACGGGTCGAGGGGTCGATCGAAGAGCGTGCGGCGCAATACGTTCCGAAGCTGATCGAGATGCAGGGCGACGGGCCCTACATCTTGGCCGGCTGGTCGCTGGGCGGTGTGCTGGCCTACGCGTGCGCGATCGGGCTGAAGCGGCTGGGCAAAAACGTCGCATGGGTGGGGCTGATCGACGCGGTGCGCGCCGGCGAGGAGGTCCCGCAGACCAAGGAGGAGGTCCGCAAGCGCTGGGACCGCTACGCCCGGTTCGCCGAGCGGACCTTCAACGTCACCATCCCGGCCATTCCCTACGAGCAACTCGAGGAGCTCGACGACGAGGGCCAGATCCGGTTCGTGTTGGAGGCCGTGCGTCAGAGCGGGGTGCAGATCCCGGCCGGCATCATCGAGCACCAGCGCACGTCGTACCTGGACAACCGGGCCATCGACACCGCCGAGATCCAGCCCTACGACGGCCATGTCACCCTCTATATGGCCGATCGCTACCATGACGACGCGATCATGTTCGAACCGCGGTACGCCGTGCGCAAGCCGGACGGCGGCTGGGGTGAGTACGTTTCCGACCTCGAGGTGGTGCCGATCGGTGGCGAGCACATTCAGGCCATCGACGAGCCGATCATCGCCAAGGTGGGCGAACACATGAGCCGCGCACTGGACCAGATCGAGGCTGAACAGAGGGCCCGTAATTGA